A single Osmerus mordax isolate fOsmMor3 chromosome 7, fOsmMor3.pri, whole genome shotgun sequence DNA region contains:
- the agmat gene encoding agmatinase, mitochondrial → MNSSWIFVRKILLYNNVNNFSRVVNRTTVACSEWLNRPNSGITIIRKCSGKPFNVPPSAEFVARVSGIATMGKLPYQETADGLDAAFIGIPIDTGTSNRPGARFGPRQIRAESAMLRAYNSGTRAAPYESLMVADIGDVNVNVYDLKDTCRRIREHYRTVLATGCIPLTMGGDHTIAYPILQAVAEKHGPVGLIHVDAHADTSDVVLGEKIGHGTPFRRCVEEGLLDCKRVVQIGLRGTGYSPDAYEWSRAQGFRVVQVEECWFKSLTPLMAEVRSQMGSGPVYLSFDIDALDPGFAPGTGTPEIAGLTPIQGVEIIRGCRGLNLVGCDLVEVSPPYDTTGNTALVGANLLFEMMCVLPKIKYYD, encoded by the exons ATGAATTCAAGTTGGATTTTTGTAAGGAAAATATTATTATACAACAATGTCAACAACTTCTCTAGAGTTGTAAATCGAACTACTGTGGCGTGCAGCGAATGGTTGAACAGACCAAACTCAGGCATTACTATCATAAGAAAATGCTCAGGCAAGCCATTCAATGTCCCACCAAGTGCCGAATTTGTTGCAAGGGTCTCGGGAATAGCAACAATGGGCAAGCTACCTTATCAAGAGACGGCCGACGGACTTGATGCAGCATTTATTGGTATACCTATTGACACTGGAACGTCCAACCGACCTGGAGCAAG GTTTGGCCCCCGTCAGATTAGAGCAGAGTCTGCAATGCTGCGTGCCTATAACAGTGGCACCAGGGCTGCCCCCTATGAGTCCCTAATGGTGGCTGATATTGGGGACGTCAATGTCAATGTGTATGATCTGAAGGACACCTGTAGAAGGATCAGGGAGCACTACCGCACAGTCCTGGCCACTGGCTGCATCCCTCTGACCATGG GTGGTGATCACACCATTGCATACCCAATCCTCCAAGCAGTTGCTGAGAA GCATGGCCCTGTGGGTTTGATCCATGTTGATGCCCATGCTGACACCAGTGATGTGGTTCTGGGAGAGAAGATCGGCCATGGCACTCCCTTCAGAcgctgtgtggaggagggactgCTGGACTGCAAGAGGGTTGTCCAAATCGGCCTGCGTGGCACTGGCTACTCCCCTGATGCTTATGAGTGGAGTCGGGCTCAG GGCTTCCGCGTAGTCCAGGTAGAAGAATGCTGGTTCaagtccctcacccccctcatggCTGAGGTCAGATCCCAGATGGGCAGTGGTCCTGTGTACCTCAGCTTCGACATCGATGCTCTAGACCCCGGCTTTGCCCCTGGCACGGGTACACCAGAGATAGCAGGACTCACACCCATACAG GGAGTAGAAATTATCCGGGGGTGCCGTGGTTTAAATCTTGTTGGGTGTGATCTGGTTGAGGTGTCACCACCCTATGATACCACAG GTAATACAGCACTGGTTGGTGCCAACCTCCTCTTTGAAATGATGTGCGTGCTCCCAAAGATAAAATACTACGACTAA
- the dnajc16 gene encoding dnaJ homolog subfamily C member 16, whose protein sequence is MPTARMTIMLAGTVIVCILLVGSVESAPEADPYKILGVTRTASQAEIKKVYKRLAKEWHPDKNKNPDAEDMFIKITKSYEILSNEEKRANYDRYGQTDDTQPYGHGHYGNRPDHFYFDENFFNFPFNKGSRDFADSKYALHFNQYVNDVVPNSYQRPYLIKITSDWCFSCIHIEPVWKEVVQELETLGVGIGVVDVGYERRLANHLGAHRTPSILGLINGKVTFFHYAVAKEHLRQFVEDLLPQRLVEKVTDRNDLQFLNSWHELNKPHVLLFDQVPVVPLLYKLTAFAYKDYMQFGYVDQGLSETANLLKQFNINTYAPTILVFKESTDKPADIIQAKGMKKQIIDEFMSNNKFLLVPRLVNQKLFDELCPVKQFHRRRKYCVLLITGEEESFAAGHQAFLSFASTNNREVVRFAYVYQQLQQPLCDILLKKEGTPPPQVLILERRNAAGKVLYKPVTGGWNGSEEDKQRLLDELERLQKDPSILNYDAMLPELNNEFASMFLIRWIYASYDYLSEIIDDILHNNWREMMPLLSLIFSALFILFGTVVIQAFSDSSEDKPKMKEATKSENGSPGSNSTSSRLPKKNFVEVTELTDITYTSNLVKLRPGHINVVLVLTDATKNILLSKFAKEVYSFTGSLTLHFSFLNVDKHSEWMATLLEYAQDTMQIDEDEDDSASHKVDYTGYVLALNGHKKYLCLFKPVYTGEDLDGKSSEDEGGSTGRRSRPGSREDHPPRRSVARSRSTSTLQIHHKLDRLGLWMERLMEGTLPRYYIPAWPGLDKITANK, encoded by the exons ATGCCAACAGCAAGGATGACTATAATGTTGGCTGGTACAGTGATTGTTTGCATACTTCTGGTTGGCTCAGTGGAGAGCGCCCCTGAGGCAGACCCATACAAAATCCTTGGAGTGACTAGGACTGCAAGCCAAGCTGAAATCAAGAAAGTGTACAAGCGCCTTGCGAAAGAATG GCATccagataaaaataaaaacccagATGCAGAGGATATGTTCATCAAGATCACCAAATCATATGAG ATATTATCCAATGAGGAGAAGAGGGCAAACTATGACCGCTATGGTCAGACTGACGACACTCAGCCCTATGGTCATGGTCACTACGGAAACCGCCCCGACCACTTTTACTTTGACGAGAATTTCTTCAACTTCCCCTTTAACAAAGGCAGTAGGGACTTTGCAGATAGCAAGTATGCACTGCACTTCAATCAATACGTCAACGATGTGGTGCCTAACAGCTACCAACGGCCATACCTGATCAAGATCACCTCTGATTGGTGCTTCAGCTGCATCCATATTGAGCCAGTATGGAAGGAGGTTGTGCAAGAATTGGAAACACTGG GTGTGGGTATTGGGGTGGTGGATGTGGGCTATGAGAGGCGCCTGGCTAATCATCTTGGTGCTCATCGTACCCCATCTATACTGGGGCTTATCAATGGCAAAGTTACATTCTTCCACTATGCAGTTGCCAAGGAACACTTGAGACAGTTTGTTGAGGACCTCCTCCCTCAGAGACTGGTGGAGAAG GTAACAGACAGGAATGACCTACAGTTCTTGAACAGCTGGCATGAGCTCAATAAACCTCATGTGCTGCTGTTTGACCAAGTACCTGTGGTCCCTCTATTGTACAAG TTGACAGCATTTGCCTATAAGGATTATATGCAGTTTGGATATGTGGATCAGGGCCTGTCAGAGACTGCTAACCTGCTGAAGCAGTTCAACATCAATACATACGCTCCCACCATCTTGGTTTTCAAGGAGAGTACAGACAAGCCGGCAGACATTATACAG GCGAAAGGGATGAAAAAGCAGATTATTGATGAGTTCATGTCAAACAACAAGTTTCTTCTCGTCCCTCGATTGGTCAACCAGAAGCTCTTTGATGAGCTGTGTCCTGTCAAACAGTTCCACAGACGGCGGAA ATACTGTGTCCTGTTGATcactggtgaggaggagagttTTGCTGCTGGCCACCAGGCCTTCCTCTCCTTCGCCTCCACCAACAACAGGGAGGTGGTGAGGTTTGCCTACGTTTACCAGCAGCTACAGCAACCACTGTGCGATATCCTCCTCAAGAAAGAGGGCACACCACCTCCACAG gtcCTAATACTGGAGAGGCGCAACGCTGCAGGGAAGGTCTTGTATAAGCCGGTGACTGGCGGGTGGAACGGCAGTGAGGAGGACAAGCAGCGTCTACTAGACGAGCTGGAGCGCTTGCAGAAGGACCCGTCCATCCTCAACTACGACGCCATGCTGCCAGAGCTCAACAACGAGTTTGCCTCG ATGTTTCTGATCCGATGGATATATGCATCCTATGATTACCTCTCTGAAATCATAGATGATATTCTTCACAATAATTG GCGTGAGATGATGCCCCTCTTGTCTCTTATCTTTTCTGCTTTATTCATCCTGTTTGGTACTGTGGTCATCCAGGCCTTCAG TGACTCGAGTGAAGACAAACCAAAAATGAAAGAAGCAACAAAGTCAGAAAATGGGTCACCGGGAAGCAATAGTACCTCAAG CCGACTTCCTAAGAAGAACTTTGTGGAGGTGACTGAGCTGACGGACATTACGTACACCAGTAACCTGGTGAAGCTGAGGCCAGGACACATCAACGTGGTGCTGGTCCTCACAGACGCCACCAAGAACATCCTGCTCAGCAAGTTTGCCAAAGAGGTCTACTCCTTCACAGG GAGCCTGACTCTGCACTTCTCCTTCCTGAATGTGGACAAGCACAGTGAGTGGATGGCAACACTGCTGGAATACGCCCAGGACACGATGCAGATcgacgaggacgaggacgacaGCGCCAGCCACAAGGTCGACTACACAGGCTACGTACTTGCCCTGAACGGCCACAAGAAGTACCTCTGCCTCTTCAAGCCCGTCTACACTGGGGAAGACCTGGACGGGAAGTCCTCCGAGGACGAAGGGGGCTCCACGGGGCGGAGGTCTCGACCCGGCTCCCGGGAAGACCACCCACCACGAAGGTCTGTTGCCCGGTCGCGCTCCACCTCCACGCTGCAGATCCACCACAAGCTGGACCGGCTAGGGCTGTGGATGGAGAGGCTGATGGAAGGCACCTTGCCACGCTATTACATCCCTGCATGGCCGGGACTGGACAAGATTACAGCAAACAAGTAG
- the casp9 gene encoding caspase-9, whose translation MINPRMEERDKKILQRNRMNLVRALDPSDIYDGLLSRGIFTQDMIDEIKSSGPRRDQARQLVRDLETRGRQAFSAFLECLCETGQQSLAEILQNDRPPSQTLPLPPVHVRPVVQPLPVYSPMDNDKHVEVRTPTPIYPTTPVKPTTPSPSPEREYFRPHSTGRIRRDSIQTYKLDASPCGQCLIINNVDFEPKSELSNRKGSDIDCDKLEQRFRSLNFVVVVKRNLRQKHIRQELSALSKMDHSQYDCCVVIILSHGTEVSHNRFPGAVHGIDGPSVPVQIITNYLNGQNCPSLQGKPKLFFIQACGGGERDIGFEVSPDDDVMPGIGGADDQTDAIPTSSSSDSLSTSDEPDARVTLPTPSDILVSYSTFPGYVSWRDPQAGSWYVETLDRILEETASENDLVTILMMVNNEVSLNSAKGLYKQMPGSFNFLRKLFYFQAQRQNQT comes from the exons ATGATCAATCCCAGGATGGAAGAACGCGATAAAAAGATTCTCCAGCGCAATAGAATGAATCTCGTGAGAGCTCTGGACCCTTCAGATATTTATGATGGCCTTCTGTCAAGAGGAATCTTCACTCAGGACATGATTGATGAAATAAAG AGCTCAGGACCACGGAGGGACCAAGCTAGGCAGCTGGTCAGGGACCTGGAGACCCGAGGGAGGCAGGCCTTCTCTGCATTTCTGGAGTGCCTTTGTGAGACAGGACAGCAAAGCCTGGCAGAGATTCTACAGAATGACAGACCACCAAGCcagactctccctctccctcctgtccatGTTCGCCCAGTCGTACAGCCATTACCTGTCT ATTCCCCCATGGATAATGATAAGCATGTGGAAGTCAGAACCCCCACCCCTATCTATCCAACTACACCTGTGAAGCCAACCACTCCAAGTCCAT CCCCGGAAAGAGAGTACTTCAGACCACACTCAACTGGAAGAATTAGACGTGACAGTATTCAG ACCTACAAGCTGGATGCTAGTCCCTGTGGACAGTGTCTCATCATAAACAATGTGGACTTTGAACCAAAGTCTGAGCTGAGTAACCGTAAAGGGTCAGATATAGACTGTGATAAACTGGAGCAACGTTTCAGATCCCTCAACTTTGTTGTTGTAGTAAAGAGGAACCTGAGACAAAAG CATATAAGACAGGAGCTTTCAGCTTTGTCCAAGATGGACCATTCCCAATATGACTGCTGTGTGGTGATCATTCTATCACATGGGACTGAG GTAAGTCACAACCGTTTCCCTGGTGCAGTGCATGGGATAGATGGGCCCTCGGTTCCAGTCCAGATCATTACTAACTACCTCAATGGCCAGAACTGCCCATCTCTGCAGGGGAAGCCTAAACTGTTCTTCATCCAGGCCTGTGGGGGAG GTGAGCGAGACATTGGCTTTGAGGTGTCCCCAGATGATGATGTCATGCCTGGGATTGGAGGAGCAGACGACCAGACAGATGCCATTCCAACGTCCTCCAGCAGTGACTCTCTGAGCACATCCGATGAACCGGATGCAAGGGTCACACTGCCCACACCCAGTGACATCCTGGTGTCCTACTCAAcctttccag GCTACGTTTCTTGGAGAGATCCCCAGGCTGGCTCCTGGTATGTAGAGACCTTAGATcggatcctggaggaaactgctTCTGAAAATGACTTGGTCACCATATTAATGATG gtgAATAATGAAGTCTCCCTGAATTCTGCCAAAGGCCTCTATAAACAGATGCCTGGTTCCTTTAACTTCCTTCGCAAACTTTTCTATTTTCAAGCCCAGAGACAAAATCAGACATAA